Proteins encoded together in one Halalkaliarchaeum sp. AArc-CO window:
- a CDS encoding creatininase family protein yields the protein MRLSESTWSEVREADPTVALVPVGSTEQHGPHAPLGTDTLNAVSVAEAAAQRYEANDDEGGDRSADDLLVAPPIPVGVAEEHRAFDGTLWVSPDTFRAYVRETAESLAHHGIEDVVFVNGHGGNVDALSETAARLSRDGTAYALAFTWFDAVGDHSSRMGHGGPLETALLRSTHPELVRDDRIEEAREGASDRWGEWVAGVNLAHDSAEFTDNGVVGDPGEATADFGDELLELSAAALVDLLAAMDTRR from the coding sequence ATGCGACTGTCCGAATCGACCTGGAGCGAGGTTCGCGAGGCCGATCCGACGGTGGCGCTCGTTCCCGTCGGCAGCACCGAACAGCACGGGCCCCACGCGCCGCTGGGAACCGACACGCTCAACGCGGTTTCGGTCGCCGAGGCGGCCGCACAGCGGTACGAGGCAAACGACGATGAAGGCGGGGACCGATCGGCCGACGACCTCCTCGTCGCCCCGCCGATCCCGGTGGGGGTCGCCGAGGAACACCGCGCGTTCGACGGGACGCTGTGGGTGTCGCCCGACACGTTCCGTGCGTACGTCCGGGAGACGGCAGAGAGCCTGGCGCACCACGGGATCGAAGACGTCGTGTTCGTGAACGGCCACGGCGGGAACGTCGACGCGCTCTCGGAGACGGCGGCTCGACTCTCCCGGGACGGGACGGCCTACGCGCTGGCGTTCACCTGGTTCGACGCCGTCGGCGACCACTCCAGCCGGATGGGACACGGCGGCCCGTTGGAGACGGCGCTGTTGCGTTCGACTCACCCCGAACTCGTTCGCGACGACCGGATCGAGGAGGCCCGCGAGGGGGCGTCCGACCGGTGGGGCGAGTGGGTCGCCGGCGTCAACCTCGCACACGACTCGGCTGAGTTTACGGACAACGGCGTCGTCGGCGATCCGGGGGAGGCCACCGCCGATTTCGGCGACGAACTTCTCGAACTGTCCGCGGCGGCGCTCGTCGATCTGCTCGCGGCGATGGACACCAGACGCTGA